A genomic region of Fusarium oxysporum Fo47 chromosome VI, complete sequence contains the following coding sequences:
- a CDS encoding 26S proteasome subunit RPN7-domain-containing protein → MGSDPQYAKWPLLPLSQHVFTLTNGYATKNAQQAAVKALQDAIAQDKMAPFYRYLAHPLDGVLNTLGEGGSSAPGRPLSRKSSLVGMIATKPAATIISLPWDEALYNQLKEDNDRELQEFQKEEDDAVEQAGDTEVMAAQGKRAEFWARVGDKDKAIAAYESLSEKTGILGTKIDLVLAIIRMGLFYGDKPLVKKHVERAKSLVESGGDWDRRNRLKAYEGLHLLTLRSYNLAAPLLLDSLSTFTSYELCTYSNLVVYSVLAGSVSLKRVDFKSKVVDAPEIKAILGDGEDKLLALSGALSAGPGADDTTGAKAPKTATAAVNLTTLGTSTEQPEAEMAIDFSPLALLVSSLYNGNYKTFFKSLAEVEEQFLNQDRYLHEHKNWFIREMRLRAYQQLLQSYRVVGLESMANDFGVTVDFLDRDLARFIAAGRIPCTIDRVTGKGVIETNRPDDKNKQYQDVVRQGDQLITKLQKYGQAVRLRGSERA, encoded by the exons ATGGGTTCCGACCCCCAGTACGCGAAATGGCCATTGCTGCCTCTGTCGCAGCACGTTTTCACCCTCACAAACGGTTATGCCACTAAAAATGCGCAACAAGCCGCTGTAAAGGCTCTTCAAGATGCTATCGCCCAGGACAAGATGGCTCCTTTCTATCGATATCTGGCCCATCCACTCGACGGCGTCCTCAACACTCTTGGTGAGGGCGGCTCTTCCGCTCCTGGACGACCTCTCAGCAGAAAGTCCAGTCTTGTTGGAATGATTGCTACTAAGCCTGCCGCTACCATTATCAGTCTTCCCTGGGACGAGGCCCTTTACAACCAGCTGAAGGAAGATAATGATCGGGAGCTGCAAGAGTTCcagaaagaggaggatgacgcTGTTGAGCAAGCTGGTGACACCGAAGTCATGGCTGCCCAGGGGAAGCGAGCTGAGTTCTGGGCGCGTGTAGGAGACAAG gacaaggccaTTGCCGCCTACGAGAGCCTCTCCGAAAAGACGGGTATCCTCGGTACCAAGATCGACCTCGTCCTCGCCATAATACGCATGGGTCTCTTCTATGGCGACAAACctcttgtcaagaagcacGTCGAACGCGCCAAGTCCCTCGTCGAATCAGGCGGTGACTGGGACCGCCGCAACCGTCTCAAGGCCTACGAGGGTCTGCACCTACTCACACTTCGCTCCTACAACCTCGCTGCGCCTCTACTGCTCGACTCTCTCTCCACATTCACCAGTTATGAACTCTGCACCTACTCCAACCTCGTCGTGTACTCCGTTCTTGCTGGTTCAGTATCCCTCAAGCGAGTCGATTTCAAGTCCAAGGTTGTAGACGCACCTGAAATCAAGGCTATTCTGGGTGATGGTGAGGAcaagcttcttgctctcAGTGGTGCCCTCAGTGCTGGCCCTGGTGCTGATGACACTACTGGTGCGAAGGCTCCTAAGACGGCCACCGCTGCTGTCAACCTGACCACGTTGGGTACCAGCACGGAGCAACCTGAAGCTGAGATGGCCATTGACTTTAGCCCTCTAGCGCTGCTCGTTAGTAGTTTGTACAACGGAAACTATAAGACCTTCTTCAAATCTCTGGCCGAGGTCGAGGAGCAGTTCCTAAACCAGGATCGCTATCTTCATGAGCACAAGAACTGGTTTATTCGGGAGATGCGACTTCGCGCCTatcagcagcttcttcaaagctACAGAGTTGTTGGCCTGGAGAGCATGGCCAATGACTTCGGAGTCACTGTTGACTTCCTCGATCG TGATCTCGCCCGCTTCATCGCTGCTGGGCGTATCCCCTGCACCATCGATCGCGTGACAGGCAAGGGTGTGATCGAGACAAACCGCCCCGATGACAAGAACAAGCAGTACCAGGATGTTGTGCGACAGGGTGATCAGCTCATCACAAAACTACAAAAGTACGGCCAGGCTGTGCGACTGAGGGGTAGTGAGAGGGCATAA
- a CDS encoding mRNA capping enzyme-domain-containing protein produces MGRDSDRDDGDERNHRKRPANDEPQDDLPQPYNAKSLQPAKRRALSPSEQPRKLKRPGARARISEAEREAIRQRQLEREREAAAEEAAEAEQERIRNNSDLVRHHYNNVPERGRDWRTRDSKIKGLRVFNNWIKSCIIQRYSPDEDHTPGSREAGRSSGKDLLVLDMGCGKGGDLNKWQQAPQPIQLYVGLDPADVSIEQARDRYRTLGSRGGRGGRGGHRRPPPRLFDARFHVKDCFGESIENLDIIQQVGFDPSPMNRRGFDVVSMMFSMHYAFESEKNARNMLRNVAGALKKGGRFIGCIPNSDVLGERVRKFNEEAAVKRAAKQSEEKNGDGSTTPQQTEPEDGELEEGEEEPTAEWGNSIYRVRFPGKTPDDGVFRPAFGWKYNFFLDEAVEEVPEYVVPWEAFRALAEDYNLELQFHRTFPEIWEAEKDDRELGPLSERMGVRERGGGPLLVSDEEMEAASFYVGFCFYKV; encoded by the coding sequence ATGGGCAGAGACTCTGATCGCGACGACGGCGATGAGCGAAACCACCGCAAACGCCCTGCCAACGACGAACCTCAAGATGATCTACCCCAACCATACAACGCCAAGTCACTTCAGCCAGCAAAGCGGCGCGCCCTCTCGCCATCAGAACAACCTCGAAAGCTGAAGCGCCCCGGTGCGCGTGCGCGTATCTCAGAGGCTGAGCGTGAAGCCATTCGACAGCGCCAACTCGAGCGAGAACGcgaagctgctgctgaggaagcCGCCGAAGCTGAACAGGAGAGGATCCGAAACAATAGTGACCTTGTGCGACACCACTACAACAACGTACCAGAGCGTGGTCGCGACTGGAGAACAAGAGACAGCAAGATCAAAGGGCTTCGTGTTTTCAACAATTGGATCAAGAGCTGCATCATTCAGCGTTATTCACCTGATGAAGACCACACCCCTGGTTCGCGCGAAGCTGGACGCTCCAGTGGCAAGGACCTACTTGTACTGGATATGGGATGTGGAAAGGGCGGCGATCTCAACAAATGGCAGCAGGCTCCCCAGCCAATTCAGCTTTATGTTGGACTCGATCCCGCTGACGTGAGTATTGAGCAAGCTCGCGACCGCTACCGTACACTGGGTAGCCGTGGCGGGCGAGGCGGACGAGGTGGACATCGACGACCGCCACCGCGCTTATTCGACGCTCGTTTCCACGTTAAAGATTGTTTCGGCGAGTCCATTGAGAACCTCGACATCATCCAACAAGTCGGCTTCGACCCTTCGCCCATGAATCGCCGAGGTTTCGACGTTGTCAGCATGATGTTCTCTATGCACTATGCTTTCGAGTCGGAGAAGAACGCGCGCAATATGCTCCGCAACGTCGCTGGAGCACTCAAGAAAGGAGGACGTTTCATCGGCTGCATCCCTAATTCTGATGTTCTGGGCGAGCGAGTCCGCAAATTCAACGAGGAGGCTGCTGTCAAGCGTGCAGCAAAGCAAAGCGAAGAAAAGAACGGCGATGGTTCGACAACACCGCAACAAACAGAGCCAGAGGATGGCGAGCTGGAAGAGGGCGAGGAGGAACCAACTGCTGAATGGGGTAACTCGATTTACCGCGTGCGCTTCCCGGGAAAAACACCTGACGATGGCGTCTTTCGACCTGCCTTCGGCTGGAAATATAACTTCTTTCTAGACGAAGCCGTAGAGGAGGTGCCTGAGTACGTGGTACCTTGGGAGGCCTTCCGTGCTCTTGCTGAGGACTACAACCTTGAGTTGCAGTTTCACCGCACCTTTCCTGAAATCTGGGAGGCAGAGAAGGATGACCGCGAGCTTGGTCCCCTGAGCGAGCGCATGGGCGTACGGGAGCGTGGTGGAGGCCCTCTTCTGGTatctgatgaggagatggaagCTGCTAGTTTCTACGTCGGTTTCTGCTTCTACAAGGTCTAA